A single Triticum dicoccoides isolate Atlit2015 ecotype Zavitan chromosome 2A, WEW_v2.0, whole genome shotgun sequence DNA region contains:
- the LOC119355083 gene encoding cell division protein FtsZ homolog 2-1, chloroplastic-like, producing MATQLPCFTQLTPPSPGWRNEAGSLGAASGRALVRSVPFSGHSRFRCRATPRSANSFHKKDSFLDLHPEVSLLRGEQNDEAINPRKASSDGSTLEGLGVPPSQDDYNAAKIKVVGVGGGGSNAVNRMIEYSMNGVEFWIVNTDVQAIRMSPVHSQNRLQIGQELTRGLGAGGNPDIGMNAAKESCESIEEALHGADMVFVTAGMGGGTGTGGAPVIAGIAKSMGILTVGIVTTPFSFEGRRRAVQAQEGISALRNSVDTLIVIPNDKLLSAVSPNTPVTEAFNLADDILWQGIRGISDIITVPGLVNVDFADVRAIMQNAGSSLMGIGTATGKSRARDAALNAIQSPLLDIGIERATGIVWNITGGNDLTLFEVNAAAEVIYDLVDPNANLIFGSVIDPSLNGQVSITLIATGFKRQDEAESHTAKGGQQMQGDNGRHPSSTGGSKVEIPEFLRRRGPSRFPRI from the exons ATGGCGACGCAGCTGCCCTGCTTCACGCAGCTCACCCCGCCGTCGCCGGGATGGAGAAACGAAGCCGGGAGCCTCGGGGCTGCATCTGGGAGGGCATTGGTCAGAAGCGTTCCATTTTCAGGTCACTCTCGCTTCAGGTGTCGCGCAACCCCACGCAGCGCTAACTCGTTTCATAAGAAAGACTCCTTCCTGGACCTTCACCCGGAGGTGTCCCTGCTCCGAGGCGAGCAGAATGACGAGGCTATTAACCCAAGGAAAGCTTCTTCTGATGGGAGCACGTTGGAGGGGCTGGGGGTGCCGCCGAGCCAGGACGATTACAACGCTGCCAAGATCAAGGTCGTCGGAGTCGGGGGTGGGGGTTCGAATGCTGTCAACAGGATGATTGAGTACTCCATGAATGGTGTCGAGTTTTGGATCGTCAACACCGATGTCCAGGCGATAAGGATGTCCCCGGTGCATTCCCAGAACAGGCTGCAGATTGGGCAGGAGCTCACTCGGGGTTTGGGTGCGGGTGGGAACCCTGATATTGGGATGAATGCCGCCAAGGAGAGCTGTGAGTCCATAGAGGAAGCACTTCATGGTGCTGACATGGTTTTTGTCACG GCTGGAATGGGTGGAGGAACTGGAACTGGAGGTGCTCCTGTAATTGCTGGAATTGCCAAGTCCATGGGTATACTGACAGTGGGTATTGTCACAACGCCCTTTTCATTTGAGGGGAGGAGGCGTGCAGTTCAGGCTCAAGAAGGAATATCAGCCTTGAGAAATAGTGTGGACACTCTCATTGTCATCCCAAATGACAAGCTGTTGTCTGCTGTTTCTCCAAACACTCCTGTCACGGAAGCATTCAACTTGGCTGATGATATTCTTTGGCAAGGAATTCGCGGTATCTCTGATATcattacg GTTCCTGGGTTGGTTAATGTAGATTTTGCAGATGTGCGAGCCATAATGCAAAATGCAGGGTCATCTTTGATGGGTATAGGGACTGCAACAG GCAAGTCAAGAGCAAGAGACGCCGCTCTTAATGCCATTCAGTCACCACTGCTAGATATTGGAATTGAGAGGGCTACAGGCATCGTGTGGAATATCACTGGAGGAAATGATTTGACTTTGTTTGAG GTAAATGCTGCAGCCGAAGTAATCTACGATCTAGTTGATCCAAATGCTAATCTGATATTTGGTTCTGTCATAGACCCATCACTCAATGGCCAG GTTAGCATAACATTGATCGCTACTGGCTTTAAACGGCAGGATGAAGCAGAAAGCCACACCGCAAAG GGTGGCCAGCAAATGCAAGGAGACAATGGTCGACATCCATCTTCCACAGGTGGCAGCAAGGTGGAGATCCCCGAGTTCCTTCGGAGGAGAGGACCTTCTCGCTTCCCGCGAATTTGA